The sequence GCCAGGGTCTGAAGAAGCCACGGTGGAACAAAGGCCAGGCTGCAGAGAAATCAGGCTTTGGGAGGAAGACCCCAGCCCAAGCCTGTTCCTGGTGGTTCCTGGGGATTTGGGACTTAGCAACTcgagctgggggtggggctgggcatcTTGCCTAGCCGGCTCCTGGAGTGAGGGAGCCGGGTGCACACACGTGCCCAGGCCTGCACGTGTGTCAGGCCAGGGGGCAGGCCTGGAGTACTTCTTGGGCCCCACCTGTCCCCTACCCCCATCTCCTCCAGAACCCCCCCAGGAAAAGCCCGACTGGACGAGGTCATGGCTGCCACAGCCCTCACAAGCCTGTCCACCAGCCCCCTCCTGCTGGGGGCCCCAGGTGTGACCTTCAGCACAGGTGAGCTGAGAGACCTGTCTTGGGCTGGGAGTGGTCGCGGGGCTCAGGATCGTACGAGCTGTCAAGCCCGGTGGGGCAGGCAGACTCCACCTGCAATACCATCTTCCAAGTACATCTCCTGAGTCCTGAAATGGACATCAAGACACCCATTGCCCCCTCTGCAGCCCGGGACCTGTCTGCCTCCACCTGGCAGGCTAGGCATCTCCCCACCCGACTCTTCCACGTTTCCTTCTCTGTGCTGGAAAGTCTTGTTGCCAGGCGGTAGTGGCCACCTTCTCCCTGCCACTGCCGCCTCAAGAGGTTCTTCGTCCTCAAGCTCACCTGGGGCCAGGTGAACAGGCAGAAGCTCTGCATTCAGGGACTTGTAGGCAGCATAGCCTGGGCCCCAGAGTCCTGACACGGGAGCCCGTGTGTGTCCACAGAACCGTGCCTGGAGCCCTGGAGGGAGGCCCCGGTGCAGCCACCGGGCAGCGGCGGGGGCTGGGACCCTGCCAGTGACCAGTCCTCTCCGTCTACACCGTCACCACCGCTGCCCCCTGAGGCAGCCCACTTCCTATTTGGGGAGTCCGCGCTGAGGAAGAGGAAGGTGAGCCGGGGTGGCCCTTGGGGCGGGGTAGACGTGGGGGGCGCCCAGCCTGACCGCCCCCTGTTGCCCAGAGCTCGCTGCAGGGGCTGTTCCAGTGCCTGTGGAAGCGCTGCGGGAAGGTGCTGAGCTCCGCGTCGGGGATGCAGAGACACATCCGCCTGGTGCACCTGGGGTGCGGCGGGGCCggaaggggggaggggcaggagtgCCAGGCAGGCTTCTGCTTCAACCCCACCTTCATCTCCCGTtgctcccccaaccctgcaggAGGCAGGCTGAACTGGAGCAGAGTGATGGCGAGGAGGACTTCTACTACACAGAGCTGGATAGCGGCATGGACTCGCTGACCGATGGGCTGTCCGGCCTGACCCCAGGGTCCCCCACGGCCTCGGTGCCACCCGCCTTTCCCCGCCTGGAGCCGCTGGagcccctggccctgcccagccTTCTGCgcctgcctgccctgcccccacccccggtgCTGAGCACCACATCCCCCTCCCAGGTGTGCCCCAGTGACCATGCCCACCAGGTGGGTAAGGCCACGGGCAGCTCCCAAGGAGCACGAGGCCATAGCAGTGCCTCCTCTCAGGGCTGCCTGGCACCCGTCCGCCTGGAGCCACAGCCTACCCCTGTCAGGGCCTGTGCGCCAGCCCTGCCAGCCAAACCCAGTGCCAACCCAAGGTGCGTGTGTGTAGAGGGGCCAGGGAGGGCGCCAGGCAGGGAGGGGCCCAGCCCTGATAGCACCCCATGTATCTGTGTGTTCCCTCAGGAAGCCCCGGGGTGATGCTAAGAAGTGCCGGAAAGTGTACGGCATGGACCACCGGGACCTGTGGTGCACGGCCTGCCGCTGGAAGAAGGCCTGCCAGCGTTTCCTGGACTGAGCCGCCCAGGGCCTCTCCGAGCTGCAGGCTCTTCTTTTTAAGAGGGGAGGTCCCCACCACTCAGAAGTGCCTCTGAAGAAACCAGCCTTTGGCCTTTTGCACTAAAGCCAAACCTCACCGCTGTCCCCTCGGCCCGGGGTGGCCGCCCCCCAGTCGGCCCTGGACTTGTCAGGAGTGTGACGGGGCCATGCAGGGCGTCCTCGATGCACTTTGAGGGGTGTCAGGGAGGGGCGCCCCTGCCCGCACTTCACCTGACTGAGGGCCCAGGCGCATGTCTGTGCCGTGTTTGCTCAGGTGTCTCATGTCTGGGCTGAACCAGGCGAAGAGTAAAATTAAAGATTCGGGACTTTTCCAAAAGCTGTGTCTGTCTCCTGGGTGGGAAGGGACATGGAACTGGGACCCTGCCACAGGCAGGGGTAGCAGATGGGCAGAGAGGAGGCCAGTAGCCAGGCCACAAAGGGCTGTTGGGTGGGGCGCCCTCTGGCCACCTCTACCCAGGGCAAGGCCGGAGGAGGGGACGCTGTCTGTAACACACAAGGCGATGGCTCAAGCAGCAATTTCCCGATTTATTGAAAGTGATCGCTTTGCAAGAATATCTAACTAATCCCGTCACAGAGATGAGACCCACAGGGGTCCCAGAGCGCACCCAGCAGATAAGAAATCTCAAGACCACTAGGGAGGAGGTGCTGTTGGCATCGATGGCTCCAGGGAAACAGGCAACAGCCCTGATGTTCCACCGACCGATTACAAAAGACCCCCCACAAATGTGAAACACGTTTCCAATACAAACACAGGTTTATAGTCATTAATATAAAGTCGATATAATATAGATTAtccccagaaaaaaaatcaacaatctTCAAACACTGccctttttttgtctgttttgtttttgttgacagGTTGAAAGcgtgttgaaaaaataaatatttaagaaaagcacacacacagcgCCCTCACTACAAGGAGTTCTAAAAAGGGCCGGGTACAAAACACAATATAggatctaaaaataaaaacaccattaAGTATGGCTTTCTTAAGAGTTGCACATGTCACAGAATGAGCGAAAATAAGATTATCTTTCATATAATATTGCAAAAAGTTCcagtttttgcattttctcaagAGTTCTCTTCTAAAAAGGAAGATGTGCAAAGTTGGAAGCAGTAGCTGTGTCCTTTCAATCGAGGTCCCTATCCAGTCCTGGCAGTGTTGTGACTATTCCCAAACCCAGAGTCCAAACATACAACCCCGTCAGGATCCAGAGCTTGATACAAAATCTTGGTTCCCCGCCCCTCCCCTACCCCAAAGAACGAGCCGCCTGATGGCCCACCTTCCACGTTGGTGATGCAGATGCCGAACACAGACGCATACACGGGAAGGTACAAAAATGTGAGATGTGATCTACACGCTTTCCGcttcataaaaaaatatttattaaacattgctttggaaaaaaaaaagaccacgattaaaagaaaaaaatcttcattacATGTCTTTCCCTTCATGTTTGCCTCCATCTCTGAAATCCAGCTTACGCGAGAATTAACAAGGGGGCTCAGGGGCAGGAGGTGAATTTCCCAATGAAGTATCGTTTTGAGGGAGAAAACACCCCTGTGGCACCGAGGGCCCCAGAGGGGTCAGCCAGGGTGGTCCAGAGTGGGAGTGGGCAGGCCCTGAGAGTGGCGCAGAGGTGGCCCTGTACAAAACCCAGAGATGCTTGGTAGCAAAGGTCTGGTTTCCAAATGCATCTGATAGAAAGTAAGTCTTGTTTATAAAAGGGGTTAGAAAGTGGGGGAAAGGTACACAATGGGGAGCCCCGCTGAGTGGCTCAGACAGGCCCCACTATGAAAGGCAGAAGGGGGCGCGGGCCCCAGAGCCCCCTCACCCTGGGCTCCTGCCCCCACCGGCCGGCCCTTCCCTCAAGGATGCCGACAGCTGAGGATGGGAGCAGTCCTCTTCTGAGAAAAACGTGGCTGATggtgtttaaaacaaaacaaaacatgaagctGTGACTTCTCCCCTGGGCAGGAATTCAAGGACAGCACCATCCAGGTGCCTGCAGCCAGCCCTGACTGCCCCCCGCCACCCCTACAGCAGCCACCTGGGAGGGGTTGGTGGAATTTGCCTTTCTCCATCTAGAAAGAGGAGCGGGAACCTGGCAGGAACACAGGGAAGCCATGCGGTGCAGGctaagggaagagagaaaaccCAGTCCAGCtttcctccagccccagctcAGCACCTCAGGGCCCTGACTTGGGGTCCCACAGGGGCTCCCGAGAGAGGTGGGTGCAGGGGACGGAATGCATGTGTCACGAGCCTTAAGGAAGACAGGCTGGTGCTGGACTGGCAGCCTGATGGGGACGGGCAGCGGGCAGCGTCCTCACGGCACAAGGTGGGACCCCAGCCccttagaaaagagagaggagggtGGATGAGTTCGTTTACAAGATGGCAAGGCTCAGGAAGAAGCCAAAGGAAAGACAACTCTGAAGATAATGCCGAACAAAACCATTTCACGTGCCGGCCTCAGTTCCCTTAGCGACTCACGGAACTGGAGCCCAGAGCACCTGGGGAGTGGGGTGGCCCCCACGGGCGGCATGAGCAGCACGGGCGTCAGGGACACCCTCCGGCGTTAGCAGCAAGGAAGGCAAGCCGCCCGGGAGGGTCAGCAGGAGTGGCCTAGGCGCAGCAGGACGGCGGGGCTGAGGGGCAGGCCGGCCCGGCCCTCAGAGAAGTGCACACGGAGAAAGAGGAGGCGCCTGCAGTGGGAGCACCTGGGCCTGCCCGCCCGGCTGCCTCCGTGGGGAGATAGCACCTGGGCGCCCTGGCCGAGGTCGGCAGCTGCTGTATGTTGAGCACCAAAGCCCAGAAGGGGGAGGGCTGCAGGCCTTTGTGGACGCCCGACCTGGATCCCACAGGCTGCTACCGCAGGCACAGCCCTCGAGCCGCCAGCAGTCCCTCTGCAGCTGACAAGGGGTTGGGGGGACTCAGCCCTGGATGGCCGGGGTCAGTGGAACTCTCCTAACAGCCCCCGGACCCGGGCCTCAGGGCCACAGAGGAGGCCCTGGCCAGCACTGGCCCCTTCCTGGCCGCCAGCCTCCTGGGCTCCCCTGAGGCCCGCCACGCGCCCCAGCTGGAGGAGATGCTAAGGGCTCTCTCAAGGCTCAAACCCACTCTGCGCCTCCACCCTGTGTGTGACCCCAGCCCTGCTAGCTGGGGCAGCGGCCGCCTCAGAGCCCCAGGTTGCTCTCCACGAGGgcttgggggcagcaggagaaggggcccGGGGCACACACAGGTGAGGGTGGCCGCAGCCCATTGTTCGCCTGGCCTAGGAGATCCAGGCGAAGTCCTTGTCCGCGCCCCCCGTGGGGCTGTGGGGCCCCCGTGGCGAGTCGTCGTCCTCCTTGTCCCCCAGCAGCGTGTCCTCGGGGGCTAGGCCCACGTCATCCTCGTCCTCGCCCAGCTCCTCCTCGCCCTCACCGCGTGGGTCCTCAGGGTCCTCCAGGTATGGCCCGTCGCCTGCGAACAGCTCGGGGGAGCCCTCTGCGCCGCCACCATCCAGGGACCCGGCCCCGCCGCCACCTGCGCAGTCGGCACACACGCCATGGCGCCGCGAGCCATGCTTGATGCCCACGCTGGCGGCCGACATGAACACACGGCTGCACAGCTTGCACACGTACTTCTTGTCCTTGCTGTGCACCTGCGGGGGCACGGCTGTCAGTGTGGGGGCGGTCAGTGCCGGGGGATGACAGTCAGTGTGGGAGGACAAAGGTCAGTGAGGGGGGATGGTGGTCAGTGGCGGGGGCTGGCAGTCAGTGCAGGGGGAGACGGGATGACTGGGGGGCCCAGAGGGTGAGGTCTGAGTGAGGGGCGGAGACTCGATCCACTAGGCTGCTCACACCCCTAACCCTGGGCAGGGGTTGAGGCACAAAGCCAGGACGTACAGAGTTGCAGGTGCCACCAAAACTTGTTCCCATTCAGAGGTGTGCTGGGCACCAGGCTGGTCGTGTCCCCCAGCAGGACTGGCCCCAGGCTCAGATCTCACTGGAGGTCGTGCTGTTCCCGACACCTTCCAGCAAAAATGGCAGAGGAGTCACCTCCGCCACACCCCAGCTTTTGCCCCACAAGGGGACAGATGGGACTCTGGTGGCCCCCAGTGGCTGGGGCATGGGGGTATGGTTGATGGCAGTCTCGGACAGCAGTGACCAGGGGTGACTCGACCACCTGACTTCTGGGACGTCGTCAGGACAGCCCAGAGCTGGGCTGAGTGCTGACCCACAGGGCAGGCAGGGCTAGGGGCTCCGAGGggaacagggaagcctttctGAATTCTCCGACCGACAGGCCTACGGAGGTTTCCCTTGAGTGCCTGGCCGAGTGCCCTGGACTGCTCAGTTCAGGGGTCCCGCA comes from Bubalus bubalis isolate 160015118507 breed Murrah chromosome 14, NDDB_SH_1, whole genome shotgun sequence and encodes:
- the SLC2A4RG gene encoding SLC2A4 regulator, with translation MSSAGQALNKAPDPYTSACSSHPESLGGGVWFRWACQTGAGGGQRGSSRPGTGRGCRAGQWARGGGGTSGRGEGAGPVGSLQAARRGRRPIQGGGRRPGQPGPARPGAASRASALAAAASVSGRPAMEAERSPASGPGCGRPPLRTAGRDPATAPVSVPAPPQGPAVEFALPQEPEPRAADLGAPGAGAAGPPTPSAHIPVPAHRTPPGKARLDEVMAATALTSLSTSPLLLGAPGVTFSTEPCLEPWREAPVQPPGSGGGWDPASDQSSPSTPSPPLPPEAAHFLFGESALRKRKSSLQGLFQCLWKRCGKVLSSASGMQRHIRLVHLGRQAELEQSDGEEDFYYTELDSGMDSLTDGLSGLTPGSPTASVPPAFPRLEPLEPLALPSLLRLPALPPPPVLSTTSPSQVCPSDHAHQVGKATGSSQGARGHSSASSQGCLAPVRLEPQPTPVRACAPALPAKPSANPRKPRGDAKKCRKVYGMDHRDLWCTACRWKKACQRFLD